A genomic region of Anaeromicrobium sediminis contains the following coding sequences:
- a CDS encoding ferritin family protein: MSYTTNGIPQKLPLNMCSLLREGLVGEIVAIDAYERHMAQSANAEFNRVWSYILKREKIHYGIFLDLIREYDPVEYEEYLSVKEKLHVKKGSAKKCILRQDDSLLNMIREDIKGECEAILLYEKHLSMVNIPKVRKALEGVIRDEKRHVEMLTLLLLNYDKDSYGPISVKG; this comes from the coding sequence ATGAGTTATACTACAAATGGAATACCACAGAAGTTACCCTTAAATATGTGTAGCCTATTAAGGGAAGGGCTGGTAGGGGAGATAGTAGCTATTGATGCATATGAAAGACATATGGCTCAAAGTGCAAATGCAGAGTTCAATAGGGTTTGGTCATATATTTTAAAAAGAGAGAAGATTCATTATGGAATATTTTTAGATTTAATAAGAGAATATGATCCAGTAGAATATGAAGAGTATCTAAGTGTAAAAGAAAAACTTCATGTGAAAAAGGGAAGTGCTAAAAAGTGTATACTTAGACAAGATGATTCCTTACTAAATATGATTAGGGAAGATATAAAGGGAGAATGTGAGGCCATATTATTATATGAAAAGCACTTATCAATGGTAAATATACCAAAAGTGAGGAAAGCATTAGAAGGGGTAATAAGGGATGAAAAGCGTCATGTGGAAATGTTAACATTATTATTATTAAATTACGATAAAGATTCCTATGGACCTATAAGTGTCAAGGGATAG
- the prxU gene encoding thioredoxin-dependent peroxiredoxin (Most members of this family contain a selenocysteine.), with the protein MDEVIKAGCTRPELMKKPVEEIQETLNDIKGEEKQKMIRVGKPAPLFTAPAFHEGKFINVNLEDYKGKWVLLCFYPGDFTFVUATEVSAVAEKYADLQALDIQVLSISVDSVFVHKMWNDNELSKMVGKNIPFPMLSDQDGSIGKMYGIYDEDSGVETRGRFIIDPDGIVQAFEVLTPPVGRNVEESIRQVKAFQLVRSTKGGEVTPSGWKPGKTTLKPGPELVGNVWKEWKVNEAFED; encoded by the coding sequence TTGGATGAAGTAATTAAGGCAGGTTGTACAAGACCTGAATTGATGAAAAAACCTGTAGAAGAAATTCAGGAAACATTAAATGACATTAAAGGGGAGGAGAAACAGAAAATGATAAGAGTAGGTAAACCAGCACCATTATTTACAGCACCAGCTTTTCATGAGGGAAAATTCATAAATGTAAATTTAGAAGATTATAAGGGGAAATGGGTACTACTATGCTTTTACCCAGGAGACTTTACTTTTGTCTGAGCTACAGAAGTTTCAGCGGTTGCTGAAAAGTATGCAGATTTACAAGCATTAGATATACAAGTTTTATCAATTAGTGTAGATTCTGTATTTGTTCATAAAATGTGGAATGATAACGAATTGTCAAAGATGGTTGGTAAAAACATACCATTTCCAATGTTATCAGATCAAGATGGTAGTATTGGAAAGATGTATGGAATATATGATGAAGATAGTGGAGTAGAAACGAGAGGGAGATTTATAATAGATCCAGATGGTATAGTTCAGGCCTTTGAAGTACTTACACCACCAGTTGGTAGAAATGTAGAAGAGTCTATAAGACAAGTAAAAGCTTTTCAACTAGTAAGATCTACAAAAGGTGGAGAGGTTACTCCTTCAGGGTGGAAGCCAGGAAAAACGACTTTAAAACCAGGACCAGAGCTTGTAGGAAATGTATGGAAAGAATGGAAAGTTAATGAGGCTTTTGAAGACTAA
- a CDS encoding Crp/Fnr family transcriptional regulator: MLETFGLENCYIFKNSTKEEIYRLVRSMTFTIKTFDKDIIIFSPNDKSNTLSILLDGTLEIQKIRMSGESIIVATKKAYDIIAAPSVFSKKHSYAGTVIATSPCKLMLIDKEEFTKVLMMDRKVMSLFLEFISNQVIFMNNRLELISHSTLNKKIISYLLAEYRRTNSKTIHIPYTKKKWADYLNAQPPSISRSLSELEKKGFIEVNKREIKITNLEGLYDDLS, translated from the coding sequence TTGCTTGAAACTTTTGGATTAGAAAATTGTTATATATTTAAAAATTCCACAAAAGAAGAGATTTATCGATTAGTGAGGTCCATGACCTTTACAATTAAAACATTTGATAAAGATATTATCATTTTTAGCCCCAATGACAAATCCAATACCTTGTCCATTCTCTTAGATGGTACCTTAGAGATTCAAAAAATTCGTATGTCAGGAGAATCCATTATCGTAGCTACAAAAAAAGCTTATGATATTATTGCTGCTCCGTCTGTTTTCTCTAAGAAACACTCTTATGCAGGAACAGTAATAGCAACAAGTCCCTGCAAACTTATGCTTATTGATAAAGAAGAATTTACTAAGGTTCTCATGATGGATAGAAAGGTCATGAGTTTGTTCTTAGAGTTCATTTCTAATCAAGTTATCTTTATGAATAACCGACTGGAACTCATTTCTCACAGTACACTGAACAAAAAAATAATCTCTTATTTGTTAGCAGAATACAGACGTACCAATAGTAAAACCATACATATTCCTTATACCAAAAAGAAGTGGGCCGATTATCTTAATGCTCAACCCCCTTCCATTTCACGTTCCTTAAGTGAATTAGAGAAAAAAGGGTTCATTGAAGTTAACAAACGTGAAATAAAGATTACTAACTTAGAAGGACTTTATGATGACCTATCTTAA
- a CDS encoding ABC transporter ATP-binding protein: protein MLTMLDRVSKNYDKLKVVEDLTLTLEEGKIHCIVGPSGCGKSTILNLLANVIEPDCGTVNTKGEKVGYIFQEDRLLPWETVFENIAIVRKNKDTRAIQNIIKNVGLQGFENCYPEELSGGMKQRCSIARGFYYEASILLMDEPFKSLDHDLRISMIKYLLKLWEQTKNTIIFVTHNIDEALLLGHQVMVLSKGPTRPIKQYNINTHHNERDLTDTSLNHMRNEIINLISKINREDVVNEKII from the coding sequence ATGTTAACTATGTTGGATAGAGTCAGTAAGAATTATGATAAATTGAAAGTGGTGGAGGACTTAACCTTAACCCTTGAAGAAGGGAAAATCCATTGTATTGTGGGACCTTCAGGTTGTGGCAAATCTACAATACTAAATCTATTAGCAAATGTTATAGAACCAGATTGTGGTACTGTTAATACAAAGGGTGAGAAAGTAGGTTATATCTTTCAAGAGGACCGTCTTCTGCCTTGGGAAACCGTATTTGAAAATATAGCTATTGTGAGAAAAAATAAGGACACAAGGGCCATACAGAACATTATAAAAAATGTGGGATTACAAGGGTTTGAAAACTGTTACCCAGAAGAGCTAAGTGGTGGTATGAAACAAAGGTGTTCCATTGCTAGGGGCTTTTACTATGAAGCCAGTATTCTTTTAATGGATGAACCTTTTAAATCACTTGATCATGACTTACGTATAAGTATGATTAAGTACTTATTGAAGCTATGGGAGCAGACGAAAAACACCATTATTTTTGTCACCCATAATATAGATGAAGCTTTGTTATTAGGCCATCAAGTTATGGTATTATCAAAAGGGCCTACAAGGCCTATCAAACAATATAATATCAATACGCATCACAATGAACGTGATCTAACGGATACTTCATTAAACCATATGCGTAATGAGATAATTAATTTAATATCAAAGATAAACAGGGAGGATGTTGTGAATGAAAAAATTATTTAG
- a CDS encoding HAD family hydrolase, whose translation MFNNIEAVIFDLDGTLVDSMWIWLDIDIEYLKRKEVDVDSIDHLKLQKDIEGMSYTEVAIYFKENFNLEDSIEQIKADWLDMTREFYAEKILLKNGVKTLLDNIKDRELKLGVATSNTKELVDVVLKKNEIHDYFETIRTSCEVEKGKPHPDIYLKVAEDLGVNPKNCLAFEDTHAGVLAAKNAGMKVFAIADETSLPFKDDIMKDADRYLNGYHEIA comes from the coding sequence GTGTTTAATAACATTGAAGCTGTAATATTTGACTTAGATGGAACATTAGTAGATTCCATGTGGATATGGTTAGATATTGATATAGAATATTTAAAAAGAAAAGAAGTAGATGTAGATAGTATAGACCACTTAAAATTACAAAAGGATATAGAAGGTATGAGCTATACGGAAGTTGCCATATACTTTAAAGAGAACTTTAATCTAGAAGATTCAATAGAACAGATAAAAGCTGATTGGCTAGATATGACTAGGGAATTTTATGCTGAAAAGATCCTATTGAAAAATGGAGTAAAGACACTTCTAGATAACATAAAAGATAGGGAATTAAAACTTGGTGTTGCCACTAGTAACACAAAGGAATTGGTAGATGTGGTTCTTAAAAAGAACGAAATACATGATTATTTTGAAACAATAAGAACTTCATGTGAAGTTGAAAAGGGAAAGCCCCATCCTGATATATATTTAAAAGTTGCAGAGGATTTAGGTGTAAATCCTAAAAATTGTCTTGCCTTTGAAGATACCCATGCAGGTGTATTAGCAGCTAAGAATGCAGGAATGAAAGTATTTGCCATAGCAGATGAAACTTCACTGCCTTTTAAAGATGATATTATGAAGGATGCAGATAGATATTTAAATGGATACCATGAAATTGCTTAA
- a CDS encoding DUF6897 domain-containing protein, giving the protein MNPAIWISIYLPMFVVLFILIPSENRIITAKIKQKKKRGVKMSNDLIKSYIGKVCNISSGSFGPKFQRVKIIEVMENWIKVEGKGKIDLINIDFIQNIKILDDKYQK; this is encoded by the coding sequence TTGAATCCTGCAATATGGATATCCATATATTTACCAATGTTCGTAGTACTATTTATTTTAATACCATCTGAAAATAGAATTATTACTGCTAAAATTAAGCAAAAGAAGAAAAGAGGTGTTAAAATGTCAAATGACTTAATTAAAAGTTATATAGGTAAGGTTTGTAACATATCATCTGGTTCCTTTGGTCCTAAGTTCCAAAGAGTAAAAATTATTGAAGTGATGGAAAATTGGATTAAGGTTGAAGGAAAAGGGAAAATAGATTTGATTAATATAGATTTTATCCAAAACATAAAGATATTAGATGACAAATATCAGAAGTGA
- the rlmD gene encoding 23S rRNA (uracil(1939)-C(5))-methyltransferase RlmD — protein MKKKAIIEIKIEEVEFPSKGIGYYEGKKVYVKNGIVGQVVKVYIKKVRKEYAEGKLLEVISRSERERDSFCPHFGLCGGCANQTVAYDDQVQLKEKLVKKLLDDAGIKGYEFEGIEKSPEVYEYRNKMEYSFGDETKGGILNLGMHKRGSFQSVVTVDECKLVDNDFNKILKTALDYFREKEVPHYNAKTHKGFLRHFIVRKAKGTEEILVNLVTSTQMDMDMSELVEKTKSLDLKGKLVGYLHTFNDNLSDCVTNERLEILYGRDYFYEEILGLKFKISAFSFFQTNPLGAEKLYSIAMDYMGDAKDKIVYDLYCGTGTIGQIASTRTKEVYGIELIEEAVEAANENAKLNGLTNCHFIAGDVFEKLDELAKKPEVIIVDPPRVGINPKALKKILKYKCKEIVYVSCNPKSLAENLADMQESGYKVKKVRCMDMFPHTPHVETVVQIEKA, from the coding sequence ATGAAAAAGAAAGCTATAATTGAAATAAAAATTGAAGAAGTAGAATTTCCTTCAAAGGGAATAGGTTATTATGAAGGAAAGAAAGTATATGTGAAAAATGGTATTGTAGGCCAGGTTGTTAAAGTATATATTAAAAAGGTAAGAAAAGAATATGCAGAAGGGAAATTACTAGAGGTAATTTCCAGATCAGAAAGAGAAAGAGATTCCTTTTGTCCTCACTTTGGTCTATGTGGTGGATGTGCTAACCAAACGGTTGCATATGATGACCAAGTACAATTAAAGGAAAAGTTAGTTAAAAAACTCCTTGATGATGCTGGAATAAAAGGATATGAATTTGAAGGGATAGAAAAAAGTCCTGAGGTCTATGAATATAGAAATAAGATGGAATACTCTTTTGGAGATGAAACAAAGGGTGGCATATTGAATCTTGGAATGCACAAAAGAGGATCTTTCCAATCAGTAGTAACAGTAGATGAGTGTAAACTTGTGGATAATGATTTTAATAAGATATTAAAGACAGCTCTAGATTATTTTAGAGAAAAAGAAGTTCCTCACTATAATGCAAAAACGCATAAAGGTTTCTTAAGACACTTTATCGTTAGAAAAGCTAAAGGAACGGAAGAAATATTAGTAAACTTAGTTACATCTACTCAAATGGATATGGATATGAGTGAATTAGTAGAGAAGACCAAGAGCTTAGATTTAAAGGGTAAGTTAGTAGGATACTTACATACTTTCAATGACAACTTATCTGACTGTGTAACTAATGAAAGATTAGAAATACTATATGGAAGAGATTATTTCTATGAAGAAATATTAGGACTTAAATTTAAAATATCAGCATTTTCATTCTTCCAAACAAATCCACTTGGAGCGGAAAAACTATACTCTATAGCTATGGACTATATGGGAGATGCAAAGGATAAGATTGTATATGACCTATATTGTGGAACAGGAACTATAGGGCAGATTGCATCAACTCGTACTAAAGAAGTATACGGTATAGAGCTTATTGAGGAAGCAGTTGAAGCGGCTAATGAAAATGCCAAGTTAAATGGACTTACTAATTGTCACTTTATAGCTGGGGATGTATTTGAAAAGCTAGATGAATTAGCTAAAAAGCCAGAGGTTATTATTGTAGACCCACCAAGGGTAGGAATCAACCCAAAAGCACTTAAGAAGATATTAAAGTATAAGTGTAAAGAGATTGTGTATGTATCATGTAATCCAAAGTCTTTAGCAGAGAATTTAGCGGATATGCAAGAGTCTGGATATAAAGTTAAGAAGGTGAGATGTATGGATATGTTCCCTCATACACCTCATGTTGAGACGGTAGTGCAGATAGAAAAGGCGTAA
- a CDS encoding acyl-CoA dehydratase activase, translating into MNYLGIDIGYSTVKLALIDEEQQVKYSDYRFHKGKLKEITSHMIDEVCKQYDKASIGGGAITGSGKTLLTQYEGIESVNEVTALVEGALLINPQVGSIVELGGQSAKYITNIEKEQKSGMSISINSNCSAGTGSFLEEQIHRLELNIDDYSKHALRAKSIPRIAGRCSVFAKTDIIHHQQEGVPVEDVLLGLAYAVAKNYRSTIIRKSPLIKPVLFLGGVAHNEGMVQALSDVLKLDKEELIIPQYFDVTTAIGSAVLAAKEGHVIKWDNIFKSMEDSKEGLILDSGLNILDGLGRQESENKHVIKSQANSQKEKSFLGIDIGSTSTNLVIMNENNDVIAYRYVKTLGDPINTVKGALTQLMDELSDDYIIHGIGTTGSGRYLIGKKLGATVIKDEITAQATATLTIDPEIDTIIEIGGQDSKFIVIENGAVKDFQMNKICAAGTGAFIEEQAKKLAIPINEFGNKALSSKNLLNLGERCTVFIESSIMEYLSKGAQEEDIAAGLCYSVAKNYLHKVVGQKKIGSKISFQGGVAYNQGVVNAFKELTGKPIHILPFFSVTGAFGVGRLAANASEMGNEKVDSLNDILQHLMEDEHIENDRNNELAVGKELKDNRLNDMFLKGYTGKRDPLKKTVGIPRVLFLYKLFPAFNIFFKELGFNTVLTDMSNEETVALSQEYAAEDTCYPIKLVHGHVAQLIQEKVDYIFLPSLLTMKHEISKSRRDYGCVYMQSVSKIIQQTMNLDDLGIGLLAPVLSFEFGKAYMMKTMLELGKQLGKSKVATMMALQKGMRHLGNYMKAIEEIGQEKVNSLKPDERAFVIITRAYGIIDPILNMGIPEKLSKMGHKVLTLSHLPAHDVDLSEEYPNMYWPFGQHMISGAQIIKNHPNLYAVYLTNHGCGPDTIISKYFEEEMGDKPYLHIEVDEHASAVGVVTRIEAFINSLDQHKKIHEQPKDLMEYPKLLTHEKVNIKYDFRDLDFEKVLYIPHIFPYSKLFEKDLNRRGIRVKTIKPTDKQALKRGLAYITTKETFSLTTLIGDVLEQVDRCEKEQNRGTFLIPKTLGSEVQGQYNRVIRNILDKEDKKDTHIYAPFIEDIIYDEKKAKDTILLLLAGDLINLAPVQVRDDYLHKVLNVLSKEALSFERIIELSKEVGKELATIGQDKPLLALGEPLVLFNDFLNQNTLYDLEKKGHLVRRAPLSEYVLVLWSQYLEQPQVEKLKVGLKNCLVIKKMVMTVHKILGDHSPFLGEKHVSEEPLSKHYVGSGGRYRMMKSQDTECYRGIITLSSMYENTGTIIQILQSRQKSKLPILNLSFDGTVNETLNTKIESFMYYLK; encoded by the coding sequence ATGAACTATTTAGGCATTGATATCGGATATTCTACCGTTAAACTTGCTTTAATTGATGAAGAACAACAAGTGAAGTATTCAGATTATAGATTTCATAAGGGTAAACTTAAAGAAATAACCTCTCATATGATTGATGAAGTATGTAAGCAATATGACAAAGCATCCATAGGTGGAGGAGCAATAACAGGTAGTGGAAAGACTTTATTAACTCAATATGAAGGAATAGAATCTGTTAATGAAGTTACAGCTTTAGTTGAAGGTGCTCTTTTAATCAACCCTCAGGTAGGTTCCATTGTGGAGTTAGGCGGTCAAAGCGCTAAGTATATTACAAATATAGAAAAAGAACAAAAAAGTGGTATGTCCATATCTATTAACTCCAATTGTTCGGCAGGTACAGGTTCCTTTCTAGAGGAGCAGATTCACCGTCTTGAACTAAACATCGATGATTACTCTAAGCATGCATTACGTGCCAAAAGTATACCAAGGATAGCAGGGCGTTGCAGTGTGTTTGCCAAGACAGATATAATTCATCATCAACAAGAAGGTGTTCCTGTGGAAGATGTCTTATTAGGTCTAGCTTATGCAGTGGCTAAGAATTATCGCTCAACCATAATTAGAAAAAGTCCTCTTATTAAACCGGTACTTTTTCTAGGTGGTGTTGCCCATAACGAAGGCATGGTTCAAGCCTTAAGTGATGTTTTGAAACTGGATAAAGAGGAGCTTATTATTCCACAGTATTTTGATGTAACCACTGCAATAGGATCAGCAGTTTTAGCAGCTAAAGAAGGTCATGTTATCAAATGGGATAATATCTTTAAGAGCATGGAAGACAGTAAAGAGGGCTTAATCCTTGATTCAGGTCTTAACATTCTAGATGGTTTAGGTAGACAAGAAAGTGAAAACAAACATGTGATTAAGTCTCAAGCCAATTCCCAAAAGGAAAAATCTTTCCTAGGCATTGATATTGGTTCCACATCAACTAATCTTGTCATCATGAATGAGAACAATGATGTGATAGCCTATCGTTATGTTAAAACATTAGGAGACCCTATTAATACAGTAAAAGGTGCACTTACTCAGCTGATGGATGAATTGAGTGATGACTATATTATTCATGGCATTGGTACTACAGGGTCAGGACGTTATTTAATTGGAAAAAAGCTAGGAGCAACTGTTATTAAAGATGAGATTACGGCACAGGCTACAGCCACACTGACTATTGACCCAGAAATAGATACTATTATAGAGATAGGTGGACAGGATTCTAAGTTTATTGTCATTGAGAATGGTGCTGTTAAGGACTTTCAGATGAACAAAATCTGTGCAGCAGGTACAGGTGCTTTTATTGAAGAACAAGCAAAAAAATTAGCTATACCTATTAATGAATTTGGTAATAAAGCATTAAGTAGTAAAAACCTCCTTAATTTAGGTGAGCGTTGTACTGTTTTTATTGAATCAAGCATTATGGAATATTTATCTAAGGGAGCACAGGAAGAAGATATAGCTGCGGGCTTATGTTATTCCGTTGCAAAGAATTATCTTCACAAAGTTGTAGGCCAGAAGAAGATAGGTAGCAAAATATCGTTTCAAGGTGGTGTTGCCTATAACCAAGGGGTTGTTAATGCATTTAAAGAATTAACAGGCAAGCCTATCCATATACTACCTTTTTTCAGTGTTACAGGGGCGTTTGGTGTAGGACGATTAGCTGCCAATGCTAGTGAAATGGGTAACGAAAAAGTGGATAGCCTTAATGATATTCTTCAACATCTCATGGAAGATGAGCATATAGAAAATGATAGAAATAATGAGTTAGCAGTTGGTAAGGAACTTAAAGACAATCGGCTAAATGATATGTTCCTTAAGGGTTATACAGGTAAGAGAGATCCTCTTAAAAAGACAGTAGGCATTCCTAGGGTTCTGTTTCTATACAAGCTCTTTCCAGCTTTTAATATTTTCTTCAAAGAGTTAGGTTTTAATACGGTCTTAACAGATATGTCCAATGAAGAAACTGTTGCTTTGAGCCAAGAATATGCGGCAGAAGATACCTGTTATCCCATTAAATTAGTTCATGGACATGTGGCTCAACTAATACAAGAGAAAGTTGATTATATATTCCTACCTAGCCTTCTTACTATGAAGCACGAAATATCCAAGTCAAGACGGGATTATGGATGTGTATATATGCAAAGTGTATCTAAAATAATTCAGCAGACCATGAATCTTGATGACTTAGGTATTGGTTTATTAGCACCTGTTTTATCTTTCGAGTTTGGTAAGGCGTACATGATGAAAACCATGTTGGAGTTAGGTAAGCAACTGGGTAAAAGTAAAGTAGCAACTATGATGGCTCTTCAAAAGGGTATGAGACATCTAGGTAATTATATGAAGGCCATTGAGGAAATCGGTCAAGAAAAGGTAAACAGTTTGAAACCAGATGAAAGAGCTTTTGTAATCATTACCAGAGCTTATGGTATTATTGATCCTATTTTAAATATGGGAATACCAGAGAAACTATCTAAGATGGGTCATAAGGTACTTACTTTATCACATTTACCTGCTCATGATGTAGATTTATCTGAGGAGTATCCAAATATGTATTGGCCCTTTGGTCAGCATATGATATCTGGTGCACAGATTATTAAAAATCACCCTAATCTATATGCTGTGTACTTAACAAATCATGGCTGTGGGCCCGATACAATCATATCCAAGTACTTTGAGGAAGAGATGGGAGATAAACCTTACCTTCATATTGAAGTGGATGAACACGCTTCAGCAGTAGGTGTAGTCACTCGAATAGAAGCATTTATTAATAGTTTAGATCAACATAAAAAAATCCATGAACAACCAAAGGACTTAATGGAATATCCTAAGCTATTAACCCATGAAAAAGTTAATATTAAATATGATTTTAGAGACCTGGACTTTGAAAAAGTACTTTATATACCTCATATTTTCCCATACTCAAAGCTATTTGAGAAAGATTTAAACAGGAGAGGCATTAGAGTAAAAACCATTAAACCTACAGACAAACAGGCACTTAAACGTGGTTTGGCTTATATAACAACTAAAGAGACCTTCTCTTTAACCACATTAATTGGTGATGTATTGGAACAAGTGGATAGGTGTGAAAAGGAACAAAACAGAGGTACTTTCCTAATTCCTAAAACTCTCGGTTCAGAAGTGCAAGGTCAATATAATCGTGTTATCCGTAATATTTTGGATAAAGAAGATAAGAAGGATACGCATATATACGCCCCATTTATTGAGGACATTATTTATGATGAAAAGAAGGCTAAGGATACTATACTCTTATTACTTGCTGGAGATTTAATCAATCTAGCCCCTGTACAGGTAAGGGATGACTATCTTCATAAAGTTCTTAATGTATTATCTAAAGAGGCATTGTCCTTTGAAAGAATAATAGAGTTAAGTAAAGAGGTGGGGAAAGAACTTGCTACAATTGGGCAAGATAAACCTCTTTTAGCCCTTGGGGAACCCCTGGTACTCTTTAATGATTTTCTTAATCAAAATACCCTGTATGATTTAGAAAAGAAGGGGCACTTGGTCCGTCGAGCACCACTTAGTGAGTATGTATTAGTCCTATGGTCACAATACCTTGAACAACCCCAAGTAGAGAAGTTGAAAGTAGGGCTTAAGAACTGCTTAGTAATAAAGAAAATGGTTATGACAGTCCATAAAATATTAGGGGACCATAGTCCATTCCTAGGGGAAAAGCATGTATCAGAGGAACCTCTAAGTAAGCACTATGTAGGCTCTGGCGGCAGATATAGAATGATGAAATCTCAGGATACAGAATGTTATAGGGGAATCATTACTCTATCTTCTATGTATGAGAATACAGGAACTATTATTCAGATTCTTCAAAGTAGACAGAAGAGTAAATTGCCAATCCTTAACTTAAGTTTTGATGGTACAGTCAACGAAACCTTAAATACCAAAATAGAGTCCTTCATGTATTATCTCAAATAG
- a CDS encoding ABC transporter substrate-binding protein, whose product MKKLFSTIFIALALMILFVGCGSKEVDKEEVKVEPVNIHVIAPNGTPTLSMVKLFEENPSMGDGVTVTYESIAATDVLASKLTQQEADIAIVPTNLAANMYNKEVPYKLAGSSVWGILYLVSTEEVNGWEDLKGKEISMIGRGLTPDATFRYLLTKNNVEPDKDVSLKYFSGGSELAASFISGKGEYALIPEPLLTKVLMKRKDAKVVLDMQREWSTATGLESYPQASIIVSDDLINNHPEVVDKFLNAYEEGIKWANDNPLEAGKYYENLGIGLKAPLINKAMAGCNIRYVGATDAKESLEAYLNVLFEFNPKLLGGKLPDEGLYLER is encoded by the coding sequence ATGAAAAAATTATTTAGCACCATATTCATTGCTTTAGCATTAATGATTTTATTCGTAGGTTGCGGTAGTAAAGAAGTAGATAAGGAAGAAGTTAAGGTTGAACCTGTTAATATTCATGTAATAGCTCCTAACGGAACACCAACATTGAGTATGGTGAAATTGTTTGAGGAAAATCCAAGCATGGGTGATGGTGTGACCGTTACCTATGAAAGTATTGCTGCAACAGATGTATTAGCTTCAAAATTGACTCAGCAAGAAGCAGATATTGCTATTGTACCAACAAATCTAGCGGCTAATATGTATAACAAAGAAGTACCTTATAAGTTAGCAGGTTCCAGTGTATGGGGAATACTTTATCTTGTTAGTACGGAAGAAGTTAATGGCTGGGAAGACTTAAAGGGTAAAGAAATAAGCATGATCGGTAGAGGTTTAACACCAGACGCTACTTTTCGTTATTTATTAACTAAGAACAATGTTGAGCCAGACAAAGATGTATCTCTTAAGTATTTCTCAGGAGGATCAGAGTTAGCTGCAAGTTTTATATCTGGTAAAGGTGAATATGCTTTAATTCCTGAGCCTCTTTTAACAAAAGTTCTTATGAAGCGTAAAGATGCAAAAGTAGTTCTTGATATGCAAAGAGAGTGGTCAACAGCCACTGGGTTAGAGAGCTATCCACAAGCTTCAATTATTGTAAGTGATGACCTAATCAACAATCACCCTGAAGTTGTAGATAAGTTTTTAAATGCCTATGAAGAAGGTATTAAATGGGCAAATGATAATCCTTTAGAAGCTGGTAAATACTATGAGAATTTAGGTATTGGTCTGAAAGCTCCTTTGATTAATAAAGCCATGGCAGGTTGCAACATTCGTTATGTGGGAGCAACTGATGCTAAAGAGTCTTTAGAGGCGTACCTTAATGTACTCTTTGAATTCAATCCTAAATTATTAGGAGGAAAACTTCCTGATGAAGGATTATACCTTGAAAGATAG